From Streptomyces cyaneogriseus subsp. noncyanogenus, the proteins below share one genomic window:
- a CDS encoding DUF4232 domain-containing protein, whose amino-acid sequence MANTSPSGRRTALLASAVAALGALTACGTDGAATGATTSAVTDGTAGAARQSSATGTPPSAAVSSPAGSGERPPSRAVPSDTAGSASASARSDGRCHTSELRASVGRVDPGAGQRNFPVVLTNVSSRTCTLYGYPGAAFTDSSGSQVGPDPRRAPGSPQKVTLAPGRSAWAGLSFASPEVSGARAVTPAVLLVTPPDERDSLRVEWKGGKVPVGGTASTVSVTVLDAGTGP is encoded by the coding sequence ATGGCGAACACGTCCCCGTCCGGGCGCCGGACGGCCCTGCTGGCGAGTGCGGTGGCGGCGCTGGGCGCGCTGACCGCCTGCGGCACGGACGGCGCCGCGACCGGCGCCACGACGAGCGCCGTGACCGACGGCACGGCCGGGGCCGCCCGGCAGTCGTCTGCGACGGGGACGCCGCCGAGCGCCGCCGTCAGTTCGCCCGCCGGTTCCGGGGAGCGGCCGCCCTCTCGCGCCGTGCCGAGCGACACGGCGGGGTCCGCGTCCGCCTCCGCCCGGTCCGACGGCCGCTGTCACACCTCCGAGCTGCGCGCGTCGGTCGGCCGGGTCGACCCGGGCGCCGGACAGCGGAACTTCCCCGTCGTGCTGACCAACGTCTCGTCGCGCACCTGCACCCTGTACGGCTATCCGGGCGCCGCCTTCACCGACTCCTCCGGCAGCCAGGTGGGCCCGGATCCGCGGCGGGCGCCCGGCTCTCCTCAGAAGGTGACGCTGGCGCCCGGCCGGAGCGCCTGGGCCGGGCTGTCGTTCGCGAGCCCGGAGGTCAGCGGCGCCCGCGCCGTGACCCCGGCGGTGCTGCTGGTCACCCCGCCGGACGAGCGGGACTCCCTGAGGGTGGAGTGGAAGGGCGGCAAGGTGCCCGTGGGCGGCACCGCGTCCACGGTGTCCGTCACCGTGCTGGACGCCGGCACCGGGCCCTGA
- a CDS encoding SpoIIE family protein phosphatase, whose translation MSPVNPSDETETARAVIDDSGTLLEWNEGARRLLGHTAADVVGRPAADLLAEPGPHTPLPPGSERWNGTLALRHRDGRVLPVWVLANRRAATGDRPATWLVATPLESNAEQPDDPLIGVALRQSPCATMIFDDQLRLRGLNDAMARLMELPPARLRGLRPTDMSGRPENAEIEEHMRRVLDTGQGYDMEAHLKAASESRAHAWLARVAPLRDPGGQVRGLCVTAHDLTEQHRARERLQLVNEASVRIGTTLDVSRTAQELADVCVPVLADLVSVDLLDGQEYGGEPPAVPAPPVGLRRAAHRSITEGCPEAVTKPGQLDTYPAGTPQADSLAAGHAVVATMPPGEPERWPEWDAARLRRAREYGAHSTMSVPLQARGTTLGVAVFTRFRRPDPFTHDDVLLAEEVTARAAVCIDNARRYSRERETTLTLQRSLLPRTLPPTAAVEAASRYLPAARSGVGGDWFDVIPLSGMRVAMVVGDVVGHGIQASATMGRLRTAVRTLADIDLAPDELLTHLDDLVLRLSEETGGDGTGEVGATCLYAVYDPVSRRCTLARAGHPPPVMVPPGGTPRPIDLPSGPPLGLGGLPFESADLLLPEGTVLSFYTDGLIENRRLDLDAAQDLLCTALSGASGSLDETCDRVLHALLPPGGAADDVALLLARTRGLPASQVATWDVPSDPSLVAPIRKQVLDQLAAWSLTEASFTAELVVSELVTNAIRYGAPPIRLRLIHDTATLICEVSDTSHTAPHLRRAKTWDEGGRGLLLVAQLTQRWGSRHTAEGKTIWAELGLLEGM comes from the coding sequence ATGAGCCCGGTCAACCCGTCCGACGAGACCGAAACGGCCCGGGCCGTCATCGACGACTCGGGCACACTGCTGGAGTGGAACGAGGGCGCCCGCCGGCTCCTGGGGCATACGGCGGCGGACGTCGTGGGCCGTCCCGCGGCCGACCTGCTGGCCGAACCCGGCCCGCACACACCTCTCCCGCCCGGGAGCGAGCGCTGGAACGGCACGCTGGCGCTGCGCCACCGCGACGGCCGCGTCCTGCCGGTGTGGGTGCTGGCCAACCGCCGGGCGGCGACGGGCGACCGCCCGGCCACCTGGCTCGTGGCCACGCCGCTGGAGAGCAACGCCGAACAGCCCGACGACCCCTTGATCGGGGTGGCGCTGCGGCAGTCGCCCTGCGCCACCATGATCTTCGACGACCAGCTCCGCCTGCGCGGTCTGAACGACGCGATGGCGCGGCTGATGGAGCTGCCGCCCGCCCGGCTGCGGGGCCTGCGGCCCACCGACATGAGCGGCCGGCCGGAGAACGCGGAGATCGAGGAGCACATGCGCCGGGTGCTCGACACCGGCCAGGGCTACGACATGGAGGCGCACCTCAAGGCGGCCTCGGAGAGCCGCGCCCACGCCTGGCTGGCGCGCGTCGCCCCGCTCAGGGACCCCGGCGGTCAGGTGCGGGGGCTGTGTGTGACCGCCCACGACCTCACCGAGCAGCACCGCGCCCGGGAGCGGCTCCAGTTGGTCAACGAGGCCAGCGTGCGCATCGGCACCACCCTCGACGTCTCCCGTACGGCCCAGGAGCTGGCGGACGTGTGCGTCCCCGTCCTCGCCGACCTCGTCAGCGTCGACCTGCTCGACGGCCAGGAGTACGGCGGGGAGCCGCCCGCGGTGCCGGCCCCGCCGGTCGGCCTGCGGCGCGCGGCCCACCGGTCGATCACCGAGGGGTGTCCGGAAGCCGTGACCAAGCCGGGGCAACTGGACACCTATCCGGCCGGCACCCCGCAGGCCGACTCGCTGGCCGCGGGCCACGCCGTCGTCGCGACGATGCCCCCCGGGGAGCCGGAGCGGTGGCCGGAGTGGGACGCGGCCCGCTTGCGGCGGGCGCGCGAGTACGGCGCCCACTCCACGATGTCCGTGCCGTTGCAGGCCCGCGGCACCACCCTGGGCGTGGCGGTCTTCACCCGCTTCCGGCGCCCGGACCCCTTCACCCACGACGACGTGCTGCTGGCCGAGGAGGTCACCGCCCGCGCCGCCGTCTGCATCGACAACGCCCGCCGCTACTCCAGGGAGCGCGAGACGACCCTGACCCTGCAACGCAGCCTGCTGCCGCGCACCCTGCCGCCCACCGCCGCGGTGGAGGCGGCCTCGCGCTATCTGCCGGCGGCCCGCTCGGGCGTGGGCGGCGACTGGTTCGACGTGATCCCGCTGTCCGGGATGCGGGTCGCCATGGTCGTCGGCGACGTCGTCGGCCACGGCATCCAGGCTTCGGCCACCATGGGACGGCTGCGCACCGCCGTACGCACCCTCGCCGACATCGACCTGGCACCCGACGAACTCCTCACCCACCTCGACGATCTGGTGCTCCGGCTGTCGGAGGAAACCGGCGGCGACGGCACCGGCGAGGTCGGCGCCACCTGCCTGTACGCGGTGTACGACCCGGTCTCGCGGCGCTGTACCCTCGCCCGGGCCGGCCATCCCCCGCCCGTCATGGTGCCGCCCGGCGGGACGCCCCGGCCCATCGATCTGCCGTCGGGCCCTCCGCTGGGCCTGGGCGGACTCCCCTTCGAATCCGCCGACTTGCTGCTCCCCGAGGGCACGGTGCTGTCGTTCTACACCGACGGACTGATCGAGAACCGCCGCCTGGACCTCGACGCCGCCCAGGACCTGCTGTGCACGGCCCTGTCCGGCGCGTCGGGATCGCTGGACGAGACCTGCGACCGCGTGCTGCACGCCCTGCTGCCGCCCGGCGGTGCCGCCGACGACGTGGCCCTGCTGCTGGCGCGCACCCGGGGACTGCCCGCCTCCCAGGTCGCCACGTGGGACGTCCCCTCCGACCCGTCGCTCGTCGCGCCCATCCGCAAGCAGGTGCTGGACCAGTTGGCCGCCTGGTCCCTGACGGAGGCGTCGTTCACCGCCGAACTGGTGGTGAGCGAGCTGGTCACCAACGCCATCCGCTACGGTGCCCCGCCCATCCGGTTGCGGCTGATCCACGACACGGCGACCCTGATCTGCGAGGTGTCCGACACCAGCCACACCGCGCCGCACCTGCGCCGCGCCAAGACATGGGACGAGGGCGGGCGCGGGCTGCTGCTGGTCGCGCAGCTCACCCAGCGCTGGGGCAGCCGGCACACGGCCGAGGGCAAGACGATCTGGGCCGAGCTGGGGTTGCTCGAGGGCATGTGA
- a CDS encoding aldo/keto reductase, which yields MQYVKLGSTGLDVSRICLGCMTYGVPDRGVHEWTLDEEAARPLIRQALEAGVTFFDTANIYSDGTSEEIVGRALRDFARRDEIVLATKVHYRMRPGPNGAGLSRKAIMTEIDHSLRRLGTDYVDLYQIHRWDAHTPIEETMEALHDLVKAGKVRYIGASSMYAWQFSKAQYTARLNGWTTFVSMQNHYNLLYREEEREMLPLCADQGVGVLPWSPLARGRLTRDWGTTTGRSATDTFGSTLYQEGDRAIVEAVTRIAAGRGVPRARVALAWLLHQDTVTAPIIGASKPQHLDDAVAAVDLELTDEEIEELERPYTPHPVAGH from the coding sequence ATGCAGTATGTGAAGCTCGGTTCGACCGGCCTGGACGTGTCGCGGATCTGCCTGGGGTGCATGACCTACGGGGTCCCCGACCGCGGCGTGCACGAGTGGACTCTCGACGAGGAGGCCGCGCGCCCGCTGATCCGGCAGGCGCTGGAGGCGGGCGTCACCTTCTTCGACACCGCCAACATCTACTCCGACGGCACCAGCGAGGAGATCGTCGGCCGGGCGCTGCGCGACTTCGCCCGCCGGGACGAGATCGTGCTCGCCACGAAGGTGCACTACCGGATGCGCCCCGGGCCCAACGGCGCCGGCCTGTCCCGCAAGGCGATCATGACCGAGATCGACCACAGCCTGCGGCGCCTGGGCACCGACTACGTCGACCTGTACCAGATCCACCGCTGGGACGCGCACACGCCGATCGAGGAGACCATGGAGGCGCTCCACGATCTGGTGAAGGCCGGCAAGGTGCGCTACATCGGGGCCAGTTCGATGTACGCCTGGCAGTTCTCCAAGGCCCAGTACACCGCGCGGCTCAACGGCTGGACCACCTTCGTCTCCATGCAGAACCACTACAACCTCCTCTACCGGGAGGAGGAGCGCGAGATGCTGCCGCTCTGCGCGGACCAGGGCGTCGGGGTCCTGCCGTGGAGCCCGCTCGCGCGCGGCCGGCTCACCCGGGACTGGGGCACCACCACCGGGCGCAGCGCCACCGACACCTTCGGCAGCACCCTCTACCAGGAGGGCGACCGCGCCATCGTCGAGGCCGTCACCCGTATCGCCGCCGGCCGGGGCGTCCCGCGCGCCCGGGTGGCCCTCGCCTGGCTGCTGCACCAGGACACGGTGACCGCGCCGATCATCGGTGCCTCCAAGCCGCAGCACCTGGACGACGCGGTGGCCGCGGTCGACCTGGAGCTGACCGACGAGGAGATCGAGGAACTGGAGCGGCCCTACACGCCGCACCCGGTCGCCGGTCACTGA